GCGAGCCTCGTCGTCGGTTGGGGTCGTTCACGTAGGCTGCCGGGATCGGCTGGCGAAACGCGGCCGGTCAGGGTCCCCTCCATCGTCACCGCCGATGGGCCCAGCGGGATCAGGATTGAACCCCAGCAGGACCGCTGGTGGTACGCGACGTCTTTCCCCGTCCCCACGATGCTGGCTGCGACTTGGAATCCAGAGCTGGTTGAGAGGGTTGGCCGAGCGATGGGGGAGGAGGCCAGGGAGTACGGGGTCGACGTCTTCCTCGCCCCTGGAGTCAACATCCACCGTCACCCGCTCTGCGGCAGGAACTTCGAGTACTTCAGCGAGGATCCGCTCCTTAGCGGTATCATTGGAGCGGCGTACGTCAAGGGCGTGCAGTCCGCCGGCGTGGGCGCTACGCCGAAGCACTTCGCAGCCAACGAGCAGGAAGTCAACCGGGTAATCGTTGACACCATAGTTTCTGAAAGGGCATTACGCGAGATCTACTTGAAGCCCTTCGAGATCGTCGTGAAGGAGGCGAAACCCTGGGCGATAATGGGCGCCTACAACAAGCTGAACGGCAAGTACTGTGTGCAGAACGAGTGGCTCCTTACGAGGGTGTTGAGGGAGGAGTGGGGCTTCGAAGGCCTCGTCATGACCGACTGGGGG
Above is a window of Thermofilaceae archaeon DNA encoding:
- a CDS encoding glycoside hydrolase family 3 protein → MEGVRLSPKLAAVTALLFASVLILAWQHYYTGSSAGRGVTAGKGAGEVRPASLRELLSSLSLEEKASLVVGWGRSRRLPGSAGETRPVRVPSIVTADGPSGIRIEPQQDRWWYATSFPVPTMLAATWNPELVERVGRAMGEEAREYGVDVFLAPGVNIHRHPLCGRNFEYFSEDPLLSGIIGAAYVKGVQSAGVGATPKHFAANEQEVNRVIVDTIVSERALREIYLKPFEIVVKEAKPWAIMGAYNKLNGKYCVQNEWLLTRVLREEWGFEGLVMTDWGAGDNPVEMIKAGTDLIMPGSDEIVARLVEAVRRGELKEEELDRAAAKVLELVEKSLTYRGYRYSNQPDLEGHARLAYEAAAEGVVLLKNDGGALPLKEGA